The genomic window CGAGGCCATCTGCGCGGAGCGGGGATACGTGTACTTCGAGCTCTCCAAGGTGGAACGTCTCTCCATGGGCAAGGAAGAGCTGGGCGGGTTCCTGTCGACCCTCCTCCTCCTGCGGCCCGCCCTCTACCTGCTCACTCCCGACTCGGGTACCGACTTCCGTGAGCGCGTCTCGGGCGTGGTGCGTGCCTCCTTTGCCGAGCGGCTCTCCCGTGCCCTCGCCCGGGAGATCCCCCTCCTCCCGGCGAAGGTGGTGGAGGCGGCGGTCCTCTCGCACGTCTCCTTCGAGGAGAACCCCGGCCTTCCCGCCTCCTCCCGTCTCGTGGCCGTCTTCTCCCATCGGTGCAGGTCCTACCGTCCCGACATCACGGTGGACCGGGGGGCCGAGTCGCCCGACAGGAGCTGGTTCGCCGCGGCGAGGAGGACGTGGCGGCTTTACGGGTTCGATCTGAAGATGCTCGACGAGCTCTACCGAATCTCTGCGGAATACGGGTGGTGACCTATGGACAGCAAGACGACGCGAAGAGGATTCCTGGAAGGTCTCGTGACGGTGGCCATACTCCTCGTCCTCGTGCAGACCGTGCTTGAGGACCTGGCCGTGTTCCTCACGTGGGAGTGGAGGTGGAGGAGGGCCCTCCTCCTCGCGGGTTTCGGGTTCGACGTGTTCTTCACCCTCGAATTCCTGGTGAGGAGCATCACGGCGGCATCGGAGGGACGGTTCGCCCGTTACCTCTCGAAGGAACGGGGCTGGATCGATTTCCTGGCCTCGGTGCCTCTTCTCGTCTTCAACTCGGGGCCCGAGGTGCTTTCCCTCCTCTACGGCGGGGCCGCGTTCGTAGGGATGGCGGGCAAGCTCAAGCTCCTCAAGGTGGTGAAGATCATCCGCATGGCCCGTATCCTCAGGCTCCTGAGGGGGCTCAAGCTGGTGAAGCAGATCGCCTACATCGACTCTCCCATGACCCAGCACCACATCTCCCGCATCGCCGCCCTGGTGGTGACCGCCGAGCTGGTGGTCCTCTTCCTCTACAGCCTTCTCCCGGTATTCCTCCCCCTCAAGGGCGTGGAGGAGCGGTACACGACCGGGGTGGTGCGCACCGGCCAGGTCTTCACCGAGATGGGGGAGACCCTCACCCCTGACCAGGTCCTCACCCTCGCGGCCGCGCACGGGGAAGTGCTCGTGGTGCGCGCTGGGGGACAGTCGCTCTATTCCCGCTACGACGACTCGTTCTACGATCGGATGTTCGGCCCGCACGACTACGCCTACTACAGGGAAGGGGCGCTGGAGATCTTCTTCGACATGCGGCCCGTACATATCGAGTCGGCACGGCTCTCGCTCCTTGCGCTCTCCACGGTGCTGGTGTGTCTCTTCCTCCTCCTCTTCGTCTATGCCCCGCACTTCGCCCTCACGGTGACCGATCCCCTGCGGGTGGTGGAGCGGGGGCTCTCCGAGCCGGACTACGAGCTCGCCGCACGGGTATACCCCGAGTACGGAGACCATGAGGTCTTCCGGGTGGCCCGCCTCTACAACGAGGAGCTCCTGCCCCGCAAGCTCTCGGAAGGCGGGTGGACCTCCATGGAGAGGATAGAGGATCTGTTGGGGGAGGAGTAAAGCTATGGTGGTCTCGGTGCTGCGTATCCTCATAGAGCTCCCTGGGGTGCACTCTCTCAAGGAGAAACGGAGCATCGTCTCTTCGCTCAAGGAGAAACTCATCCGGCGGTTCAAGATCTCGTTCGCCGAAGTGGACCTGCACGACAGTCTGGGGTTCGCCGAGATGGGGGGTGCGGTGGTCTCCAATTCTTCGGCCTTCGGGGAGGGCGTGCTCCAGAAGGTCCTCGCCTTCGTGGAGGCCGAGGTGCCGGGCCGGGTCTACGACGTGTGGATCCACTCCGAGCAGTACTAGGAGAGGGCCTCTTCGGACTCCTCGTCGGGGGGGGCGAGGTAGAGGTCGGGGAGTACGAGGGTCTCTTCGGGGGGGCCTTCGGCCTCGGCGGGGCGGGAGGAGAGCTCGATGGTGAAGTAGTGCCGGAGCGGGAGGTATCCCTCCTTGTCGACATGGATGCACAGCTCGAAGGAGGCCTTCTCGTCCTTCCGCGGGGCGGGGAGGGGGGCGGGGAGGAAGACGAAGGTGCCGGGAAGGGCCTTGGTGATGTAGTAGGGGTTCTGCCAGCGCGCGTCGATCATGGGCACGGCCTTCCCCTCGTGGACGAGGAGCACGGTGATGTCGGCTGCGGGCTCGAAGGTGGGGGCGAGGAGGAGCCTGCCCCTGATGACCGGGAAGTGGAAGAGGTAGTCGGCCTTCGGTGGCGAGGGTGAGGATGCCTGGTAGTAGGGGCGCCTGATGCTCGTGATGCGTTTGAGGCCCTCGGTGGCGAGGGTGAGGATGTCGATGAGGAGTTGGGGGTCTTCCTCGTAGTGGACGCTCGTGTAGGCCACACCGCGGGCCGAGCTCACGTAACGTGGCGGCACCCTGTTGAGCACGTAACAGACGATGTCCTGTCTGCACTCTTCGGTGAGGCAGTACTTCCCGGGTTCGGTGTGCGCCTTCTCCTTGCAGAGGTCGTCCACCACACGGGTGACGATGTCCTCCATGAGGTTATGGACCTTCATCTTTTCCCTCTCGTTCTACTGTAGTGTACTCGTGCCCAGTTTTCAAGGAGATGGGGAGGTAGTCGGGCTGGATGTTGAGGAGGGAACGGTAGATCTTCTCCCGCGCGAGGGGATCGAGGGTCGCGAGCTGCTCCACCAGGGGTTTCACCCTGAGTCTGAGGTTGGTGTCCTTGTAGGGGCAGTCGGGTTTCACCACCGGAAGGCCGAGTTTTTCGACAGCGGTGCGTACCTGCGATTCGGGGACTTCGCAGAGGGGACGGATGAGGGTGAACAGGCCTCCGAAGAAGGGCTGGACCGGCATCATGGTGAAGAGGCGTCCCCGCATGGCCATGTTGATGAGGGTGGTCTCCACGATGTCGTCGAGGTGGTGTCCGAGGGCGAGGATGGGGATGTCGTATTCCTTCATGTAGGTGAAGAGATGGCGTTTGCGGTTCCGTGCGCAGAGGTAGCAGTTGAACTGGCCGTCGTAGTGCCCGGGGAACATGGTGGTGGTGATCTGGGTGAAGGGTACGTCGATGGCCTCGAAGTAGGCGGCGAGACGGGCGCTCTCCTCGTCGGAGATGGGGTACTCCTCCCAGTTGAGGTGCACGGCCTCGAGGTGGTAGTGGATGGGGAGCCACCTGCGCCTGAGCGAGAGGACGAGGGCCATGACGAGGGAGTCCTTGCCTCCCGAGATCCCGAGGAGCACGCGATCGCCTTCGCGCAGCATCCCGTACCGGTTGATGCCCCTCCCTGCCTTGCGGGCGAGGCGGGTGAGCCAGGGGGGGAGGGGGCCTTCGAAGAGCCGACGGATGTGGTCGAATCCGGTGGTGTTCATAGTGCCTCCATGAGTGTGTCCTCTATGGTGCGGGGTGAGGGGGGAGTGTCAGCGAGGGGAGGGGGTACGAAGAGTCTGATGGTGCGGATGGTGGTGGTGAAGGCGTGGACGGTTCCGGGGGTGAAGACGGTGCGGGCTTCGGTGTAGGGTATCGTGCGTTCGTCCTCGGTGATGATGTGGATGTCGGTCTCGAAGACGAGGGGTTCGGGGATGTCGAGGATGAGGTGGAGGGGTGAGGCGGAGGGGAAGAGGGTGGCGAGTGCGGCTTCGAGCCGGCTGCGGGTGGGGGGGTGTTCGATGGCGCGGTGGAGGGGGGAGGCGGGGTCATAGGGGACTTCCCAGATGCAGGTGTGGAGGGTGCCCTTGTGCACGTCTTCCACGAGGGTGTGGGCGGGTGCGGTTGGGGGGAGGAGTCCGAGGAGGCCGGCGTCGTCGAGGAGGTAGAGCTGGTGGGGGTCGATGATCCGTTCGGTGAGGGCGTGATGGATCGCTTTTTTCATCATGGCGGTGGCGGCGCGTACGGTGCGGTGCCAGTACACGGTGCGGTACATGAGGTACTTGCTGAAGAGGATGTGTTCGATGGAGGGGATGCCCGAGGGGGTGATGGCGAGGCCGGAGGCGGTGGGGCGGATGGTGGTGAGGATGTGGTCGATGTCCTGCACGCCGTAGGGGACGCCGCAGAAAAAGGCATCGCGGGTGAGGTAGTCGAGTTTGTCCGGGTCGAGGACGCCGGAGAGGAGGGCACGGAGGAAGGGGGTGTGAGGGGTGGGGGCGGGGAGGGTGTGGTCGATGATGGCGGCGGGGATGAGAGGGTCGCATCCTGCGTCGCGTATGAGTGATGCGAGGGGTTCCTCCTGGATGAGGGTGGCGCTCAGGTGTTCGTGGGGCGTGAGGGTGGTGCCGTCGGGAAGGAGGAGGTCCTTGAGGGAGTGGGTGTAGGGATAGTGGCCGAGGTCGTGAAGCAGGGATGCGATGAGAAAGCCGAGGACTTCTTCCCCGGTGAGGTGCGGGAAGGTGGGGTGCTCTGCGAGCGAGAGGAGCATGCGCCAGGCGAGGGAGAAGACGCCCAGGCTGTGGGAGGCGCGGGTGTGGGTGGCGCCGGGGTAGAGAAGGTAGGTGGGGCCGAGCTGGCGGATGCGGGTGAGGCGCTGGAAGGGGGGGGTGCGGAGGAGGGGAAGGAGGGGGTGGGGGAGGTGGATGTGGCGCCAGATGGGGTCGCGGAGGGGGCGGGAGGGGAGGGAGAGGAGCCAGGAGAGGGGATGGGTGCTCATGGGGTGTATGGTAGCGGGAGGGTCCGGGTGTGTCCAGGACGTGTGGGCTTGCGCGGGGTGGGAATGCTCCGTATAATGAAACAACGCTGCGTGTGGGAGGAGGCGTGCGGAAGGGACGTTTCCCCGTTCTCTCGAGTGTGCTCGTGGCGGTGATCTTCTCCTGTGGAGGGGGAAAACCGGCCTCCACCCAGGCCACGCCCTCCCCTTCGCCTGTCGCATCTCCCCTGCGGGTGGAGCTCTCCTCATCGGAGCGGGAGTCCCGTGGATCGCCCGAGAGCGTGCCGGATGTCCCTACGGGAGGGGACTCTCGCTCCTCCTCACCCCGTCCCTCCCTGACTTCTTCTCCCTCCTCCCGGGTGGAGGGCGAGGCGCCCTTTCTCCAGCACCTGAGGGAGTCCGTACTCGCGACCGACACCTACATCGGCCCCCTTCCGGGTCGTCTCGCGCCTTCATCGCCCGAAGAGGCGGCCCGCTGGACGGCACAGGCCTTTTCGACCAGACGGCTGCCGCCCGAGATCCAGGATGAGGGGGTGCGCCAGCACGTTCTCAGGACCCTGGCCTATATGGATCGGCTGGGAGTCTCCGTCACAGGTGTACGTATCGGACTGGCCTTCCCCGACGCCTCGGGGCTCTTCCACGTGAACATCAAGTTGTATCTCCAAGAGGGATACGTGGGGGGGAGCGTCGTCTTGAAGAAGCAAGATGCCGGATGGGTGGTCTCTGACCTCCTCCTCGATACGGCATCGTTCCTCTCTCCCGAGACCGAGGAACGCCCCTTCGCACCGGGAGGCTACGCCATGTTGCCCCTCTACTAGGGGAAAGGAGCAGGCCATGGGTACTCCGCTCAGGCGGATCGAGAAGGAATTCATCATCAAGTCGCTCGAGGATGAGAAGATCCCCGTGGAGCTCCTGCTACAGAGGCGGCGATACCGCGCGGAGATCCACAAGGTGGACTTCAAGACGGGCAAGATGTATCTCTTCGTGGAGGGGAACCCGGTGCTCGACATTCCCGTGGGCGACGAGGTGAGCGCCTATTTCCGCATTCACGGCACGCTCATGACCTTCGATATGGTCTACCTGGGGCGGGAAGACGACCTCGTGGTGACGAGCATCCCCGAAGGGGTCTATCGGGATCTCCAGCGGGAGTTCGAGCGGGTGAGACATCCGGAAAACGTGAGGCTCCTGTTCACCGTGAGGGGCGAGCGTTATGTCCTCAACTTTCCTTCCGTGAAGAGGGGGGGGGCGGGGACCCCACCGGTGGTGTCTTCCTCCTTCGATGCGGCCACCATCTCCACGCTCCTCAACGATTTCAGGAAGAAGGCGGCCGAATTCTCCACCGAGAGCAAGATCGTCATGTTCAAGGAGCGCACTCCCGAATCCGAGGAAGAGCGTATCATCACCGACACCGGCAAGGTACTTCTCTATCCTCAGAGCTATATCTACACGTCGGCCAACATCGACAGGCTCTACCCCCAGCTCAACCTCCTCTCCATAGACGCCATTCTCCTCTACTTCCGCGACCAAGGCGTCTCCAGGTCTGATGCCGTGCGCCGCATCAGGGAACTGGTGGCGCGGAAGAGGGAACAGAAGATAGGTCAGGAACTCTTTGCCCCCATCCTCTTCTATGAATACGTGATAGGGTATGTGTACCTGGTGAGCACGGTGGAGAAGAGGGTGCGTTACGACAAGCGGGTCCTCGAATACGTACACGAGTTCTGTGCGAGTCTGGCCTATTCCCTCAAGATCCATGGGTACTTCAAGCCCCAGAAGGCCGAGATCACCTACGATCGGGCGGAGATCATCGACATAAGCCTCTCCGGGGTCCTGTTCACGTTCCCTCGACAGGTGGAGGACGATCCCTTCCTCCTCTTCTCGGAGATCGAGGTGGTGCTCGAAGTAGAAGGCAGGAAGGTCCCCGTCAAGGCCCGTGTGGTGCGGCGTTTTCAGGATGCCGACAAGCTCTACGTCGCGCTCGCCTTTCTCGATCTGAGAGACGACGACAGGTTCTTCCTCGCACGGTCGCTCTACGGTGAGGATTTCTCCGGAGAGGTGAAGGTCATCTCTTCGGAGGGATCGGCGGAGGATTCTTCCTCGTGAAGCGCCTCCTCGAGAGAGGGAGCGATGGGGAAGTAGTGGAGAAGTTTCGTAAGCTCGATGACCCGTTTCACCGAGCCGTGGAGATTCACCAGGTAGAAAGCGATGTCCCGGCGTTTGGCCTCGGAGTAGGCGTAGAGGAGGGCCCCTATGCCGCTCGAATCGATGTAGGTGAGACCGTCGAGGTCGAATACGATCCTCGCCGGGTGTTCGGGAAACACCTTCTGCAGCATATCCTTTATCCGAGGAGCCTGGTAGAGATCTAACTCCCCGCTCAGGGAGAGGATGAATGAATGCTTCTCCCTGGTTACATCGATATCCATTCAGATACCCCCTTTGCTACGCTGCATTATACTGCCTCCCGAGCGAAGCTGCCAGGGGGTCATATGGTACGGACGTGATCCCGTATGAACTCCACCAGTTTTTTCAATTTGAGCGATGATTCTATGGGTACCTCTACGAAGCGGAATCCCGCCGTGTAGAAG from Spirochaeta thermophila DSM 6192 includes these protein-coding regions:
- a CDS encoding ion transporter — its product is MDSKTTRRGFLEGLVTVAILLVLVQTVLEDLAVFLTWEWRWRRALLLAGFGFDVFFTLEFLVRSITAASEGRFARYLSKERGWIDFLASVPLLVFNSGPEVLSLLYGGAAFVGMAGKLKLLKVVKIIRMARILRLLRGLKLVKQIAYIDSPMTQHHISRIAALVVTAELVVLFLYSLLPVFLPLKGVEERYTTGVVRTGQVFTEMGETLTPDQVLTLAAAHGEVLVVRAGGQSLYSRYDDSFYDRMFGPHDYAYYREGALEIFFDMRPVHIESARLSLLALSTVLVCLFLLLFVYAPHFALTVTDPLRVVERGLSEPDYELAARVYPEYGDHEVFRVARLYNEELLPRKLSEGGWTSMERIEDLLGEE
- a CDS encoding DUF503 domain-containing protein, whose product is MVVSVLRILIELPGVHSLKEKRSIVSSLKEKLIRRFKISFAEVDLHDSLGFAEMGGAVVSNSSAFGEGVLQKVLAFVEAEVPGRVYDVWIHSEQY
- a CDS encoding late competence development ComFB family protein, which codes for MKVHNLMEDIVTRVVDDLCKEKAHTEPGKYCLTEECRQDIVCYVLNRVPPRYVSSARGVAYTSVHYEEDPQLLIDILTLATEGLKRITSIRRPYYQASSPSPPKADYLFHFPVIRGRLLLAPTFEPAADITVLLVHEGKAVPMIDARWQNPYYITKALPGTFVFLPAPLPAPRKDEKASFELCIHVDKEGYLPLRHYFTIELSSRPAEAEGPPEETLVLPDLYLAPPDEESEEALS
- a CDS encoding tRNA lysidine(34) synthetase, translating into MNTTGFDHIRRLFEGPLPPWLTRLARKAGRGINRYGMLREGDRVLLGISGGKDSLVMALVLSLRRRWLPIHYHLEAVHLNWEEYPISDEESARLAAYFEAIDVPFTQITTTMFPGHYDGQFNCYLCARNRKRHLFTYMKEYDIPILALGHHLDDIVETTLINMAMRGRLFTMMPVQPFFGGLFTLIRPLCEVPESQVRTAVEKLGLPVVKPDCPYKDTNLRLRVKPLVEQLATLDPLAREKIYRSLLNIQPDYLPISLKTGHEYTTVEREGKDEGP
- a CDS encoding HD domain-containing protein, producing the protein MSTHPLSWLLSLPSRPLRDPIWRHIHLPHPLLPLLRTPPFQRLTRIRQLGPTYLLYPGATHTRASHSLGVFSLAWRMLLSLAEHPTFPHLTGEEVLGFLIASLLHDLGHYPYTHSLKDLLLPDGTTLTPHEHLSATLIQEEPLASLIRDAGCDPLIPAAIIDHTLPAPTPHTPFLRALLSGVLDPDKLDYLTRDAFFCGVPYGVQDIDHILTTIRPTASGLAITPSGIPSIEHILFSKYLMYRTVYWHRTVRAATAMMKKAIHHALTERIIDPHQLYLLDDAGLLGLLPPTAPAHTLVEDVHKGTLHTCIWEVPYDPASPLHRAIEHPPTRSRLEAALATLFPSASPLHLILDIPEPLVFETDIHIITEDERTIPYTEARTVFTPGTVHAFTTTIRTIRLFVPPPLADTPPSPRTIEDTLMEAL
- a CDS encoding PilZ domain-containing protein, with the translated sequence MGTPLRRIEKEFIIKSLEDEKIPVELLLQRRRYRAEIHKVDFKTGKMYLFVEGNPVLDIPVGDEVSAYFRIHGTLMTFDMVYLGREDDLVVTSIPEGVYRDLQREFERVRHPENVRLLFTVRGERYVLNFPSVKRGGAGTPPVVSSSFDAATISTLLNDFRKKAAEFSTESKIVMFKERTPESEEERIITDTGKVLLYPQSYIYTSANIDRLYPQLNLLSIDAILLYFRDQGVSRSDAVRRIRELVARKREQKIGQELFAPILFYEYVIGYVYLVSTVEKRVRYDKRVLEYVHEFCASLAYSLKIHGYFKPQKAEITYDRAEIIDISLSGVLFTFPRQVEDDPFLLFSEIEVVLEVEGRKVPVKARVVRRFQDADKLYVALAFLDLRDDDRFFLARSLYGEDFSGEVKVISSEGSAEDSSS
- a CDS encoding STAS domain-containing protein, yielding MDIDVTREKHSFILSLSGELDLYQAPRIKDMLQKVFPEHPARIVFDLDGLTYIDSSGIGALLYAYSEAKRRDIAFYLVNLHGSVKRVIELTKLLHYFPIAPSLEEALHEEESSADPSEEMTFTSPEKSSP